A genome region from Hevea brasiliensis isolate MT/VB/25A 57/8 chromosome 9, ASM3005281v1, whole genome shotgun sequence includes the following:
- the LOC110636742 gene encoding protein BIG GRAIN 1-like E, which translates to MSITGLSETSKLHKKLFHRRNDSDELDVFEASRYFSGYNEAVGYNGATYTQKVIREDHRHPWRGGRMSLDVPMRNPLPQQSHTVEKQILKEKKYKQPRSPGGRLASFLNSLFNQTSSKKKKSKSATQSMKDEDESPSGRRKRRSSISHFRSSSTADTKSLYSSSSSGFRTPPPYAHTPTKSYKDFRSYSDHKQLLSLSKHNGNVKSTVFQNEVLDEKRNTDLSWLDEKFKCSDGFSEKPKSLGHRYLEKDRIWVDQYPPEEKEFRKFDKVDDGAESDSSSDLFELQNYDLGIYSSGLPVYETTNMDSIKRGAPISNGTL; encoded by the coding sequence ATGTCCATCACAGGACTCTCAGAAACATCTAAACTTCACAAGAAATTGTTTCATCGCAGAAATGATTCTGATGAGCTTGATGTGTTTGAGGCATCAAGGTATTTCTCAGGATACAATGAAGCTGTGGGCTATAATGGTGCAACTTATACACAAAAAGTCATTAGAGAAGATCACAGACATCCTTGGAGAGGAGGAAGAATGAGCTTAGACGTACCGATGAGAAATCCGCTACCTCAACAGTCTCACACAGTGGAAAAACAAATATTGAAGGAGAAGAAATATAAGCAACCAAGATCTCCAGGTGGTAGGCTAGCTAGCTTCTTGAACTCTCTCTTcaatcaaacaagctctaaaaagaaGAAATCAAAGTCTGCCACACAATCAATGAAAGATGAAGATGAAAGCCCTAGTGGAAGAAGGAAAAGGAGGAGCAGCATTAGTCATTTTCGAAGCTCAAGCACTGCTGATACAAAATCATTGTATTCTTCTTCGAGTTCTGGTTTTAGAACACCCCCTCCTTATGCACACACTCCAACAAAGAGCTACAAGGACTTCAGAAGCTATTCAGATCACAAGCAATTACTTTCCTTGTCAAAGCACAATGGAAATGTGAAATCCACAGTCTTCCAGAATGAGGTATTGGATGAGAAAAGGAACACAGATTTATCATGGTTGGatgagaaatttaaatgcagtgaTGGATTTTCTGAGAAACCCAAGAGCCTTGGTCATCGATATTTAGAGAAAGATAGGATTTGGGTTGATCAGTATCCACCAGAAGAGAAGGAATTTAGAAAGTTCGATAAGGTGGATGATGGAGCTGAGAGTGATTCAAGTTCTGATTTGTTTGAATTGCAAAACTATGACTTGGGTATCTATTCAAGTGGTCTGCCTGTGTATGAGACGACAAATATGGATAGCATCAAAAGGGGAGCACCAATTTCCAATGGCACCCTCTAG
- the LOC131182973 gene encoding uncharacterized protein LOC131182973 — protein MANNNNRSIKDHAFPSFEDFRPSITRPRVEANNFELKPSFCQMVQQSQFGEGPTESSHVHLTHFLEISDMPKINGVDDAIRLRLFPFSLKDRAREWLHSLPPAIRSIIYASSGGDLMEKSEDEAYSVLDRIAYNNY, from the exons ATGGCAAACAACAACAACAGATCAATTAAGGATCATGCTTTCCCTAGTTTTGAAGATTTTAGACCAAGTATTACAAGGCCTAGAGTGGAAGCGAATAATTTTGAGTTGAAGCCCTCATTTTGTCAAATGGTTCAACAATCACAGTTTGGGGAGGGTCCTACTGAGAGTTCACATGTACACCTCACACATTTTCTTGAGATTAGTGACATGCCGAAGATAAATGGAGTAGATGATGCCATCCGGttaagattatttcctttttctttgaaggatcgTGCCAGGGAGTGGTTGCATTCATTACCTCCGG CAATTAGAAGTATAATCTATGCATCTtcaggaggtgatcttatggagaagtcagaagatgaagcttattcaGTATTAGATAGAATTGCTTACAACAATTATTAA